tatatatatatatatatatatatatatatatatatatatatatatatatatatatatatatcccctTTTGTGTCCATAAAATAGGCTTTCAGCCATAGACATACCTTTTGATTTCGTACTGAGCACTGCTTTAAACCTGGTGGATGAAAGAGTAGCTATAattcagaaaataataataataataataataataataataataataataataataataataataatggaacaATTGTCAAGGCAACAGATAAAAGTTTACCAGAAATACGTGTGTTTAtgcatgtatgtacagtatatgcagATGAACTTACGTTTTTTTAAGCAgtctatttttcttcttttgtagaaaaacaaaaagagcatGCCTAATACAAAAGCCAGAACTAAAACCAGAATGATAAATTGCATATTTGCTCCtgttaaaaagacaaaagagagaCAACTGTGTTACAATAAAACACCAGATGTGCCTTCAAAAATATATATCGTTCATTCAGATTCTCAATATTGCATGAAGCATATAACATCATTTCAATAGGTAGGTGTTGTTCTGGTAGGTAATAGGTAGTTTTGCTGTGGTGCAAAATTGGTTCTGACCCTGTGACATATTTTGTGGAACAGCAGTGGAAAATAATGTGCTAGTGGTCCATGTGGAAGGGTGCGAGGTGGTCTGCTTTGGGGCATAAGAGTTAGGCTGAGTGATGGTGTGGGAGGAGGTCTGTGCAGGTGGCTGAGAGGTGGTAGGCTCAGGTGGCTGCAGTTTACATCTTTTGCACTGTCCTGTGTACTCGTCCTTCTTCTCACAATAATACCCTTTCATACATTTGCAAACCACATCAGCCACCTTGCTGCATGGACTAACCACCTGTAAATGCAATTCtaacacatacccacacacacacacatacacacacacacacacacacacacacatacatacacacacaagggggtgggggggtggacagaaagagagtgagagagatgaagagatgaaagCAGATAGAAATATTAGTCTTTCCATATATTAACCTTAACATCTTAGGTATAGAGCATTGCTGTGTCTTACTGGATGTAGCTTTCTTATACATCTTGCCATTTTTTTCTCAACAGAATATATAGTTGAAAACAATACCTGATCTGCAGTCCATGAAGCAGTCAATGCAGCTGTCCTCTTTGTTGGTCTTGTTAATGAAGGTATTTTCAGGACATGTTTTGCAATTGTTACATGCCAACATAAACGTTCCTGGTAAAGAAGAGACAAGGTGCAAGAAGAAGAGATACAGAGGTTACTGGAAGTGGTGTGCAACCTCAGATGCATtgctacacacatcacacaggtGATCAGATCAGAGCTGCTTGGCTGAAATAGTGGTGAAGGAGTTAGAACTCTGCAGACCTGGTCTAAATGGTTTACATTTGCATGCATGTACATTACAAAGGTAATACAGATGATAACGAGAGTCACATAATATACACAGGAACTGTGTTGGCAAAGTCTGTTCGGTGTACgggggagtgagtgtgagtgtgtggcaGACAGGTTTGTgctgacaggagagagacaAGAACAGCAAAACAGGACGTTAAGCGCACGCAGCGACAAACCAAACGGTGTTCTAGAGAAGGAAGTGgttttgatgatgtttcagGCCATACTATTTCCCATCAGAGAAGGAGATGGGGGGCAGGTATGCATCTCACGAAAACCACAAGATTACTGTGCTAATTCTACCTGGTGTATAGAAATTATGGAGCTCCAAGTCTAAAActagattaaaataatttttatctAGAAAAGTTAAGCATGTGAGTTGTGAGCACTGTCATGCAATGTGAATCACACAGTGTGAGAAAAATTATGAGACAAAAGCAGTATGCACAATCAGGTGCTGCTCTCTCACCTGGAGGACACTCTGTGCAAGATTCTGCTTCTCTGCGGTATCGGGTTTCAGCCTTCTGTTCAGTGCAAGCAACAGAGAAATGCATGAGTGCAATATTAAAAAGTTATAAGTCATGCAACAActtctctatatatatatatgtatgtatatatatatatatatatatatatatatatagagagagagagagagagagagagagagagagagtttttcaACTTTCTATCAAAAGCATCCAGAAAATATTACATATTCTACTTTTCCAAGATTTTAAACTTAAACACTAATAAATCAACAAAATTACGCTTTTAAAAACTGCCTATTCAGTAGCTGGTAGCTTTAAGCCAGTCTAACATTCAGTATGTTATTGAAATAATAATGAGGAATTTACCAGAGGAAGACTGGAGGTCAGACCATTCATTAGAATGACTATGACAACATGTAGCACGTTCACTGACATCTACAATCATAAAGTGAGTATAAGCTCAAGATTATACAGCAGAATAAGGCATGAACATCATTCAGTATGTACAGACATAAGTAAACAGTAACAGTCCATTAGGCACTTTTActacaaatattaaatatatattaaataaatatttaatcagcTACTCAACTTTTTGAAACTTTTCATTCCTAAAGCCAATAAGCTCTGCCAATACAATAGAAAATGATCAATAAATAGTCTAAAGTCTAAtgttaatagtaatagtagtctAATAGTACAAAGACAAAACTATGACTGATTAAAAAGGTATAACTGTACCTGGCTGGACACACTTTATGaagataaacattttaattcatcACATCATGAAATAAGTATTTCTGAGTCCCAGGAACAGAGCAGGATTGTTATGAAATAGATTCATATGAAGTTGGACAGAGTACTGGATGAACTAAGAGATATTTTCAACAAGCCAAACTGTTTCCTGATTTAAATGGTTTCTGACACAACCACAGTATTAGAGAACCTAGCATAGATGGAAATTAAGGCACTCCTGGCATGAGTGGAGACCaatgctaaaataaataagagaataaaagagTGAACAGATCCGTTACCTTGCACTCAGTGTTGTCCTGACCTCCTCCAGATATTgttttcacagttttttttcACTTGTCTTTTTGTAAGTACTTGCCCTTCCCTTAGCTCATTGTTTCCTCCTCTGCTGCCTTCCTGTCACTCTCCTCCCTTTATTTCTAGTTGTCTTCAAGCTGTGAGCTCTAATCCAGTgacagcacacagacacacactcttacttaAGAATATATAAATTACATCACTGCACGTACTAATTTGatgtttcatatatatatatatatatatatatatatatatatatatatatatatatatatatatatatatatatatatatgatgatgtAGAAAGTATGTAAGCCTTGTAAGTATCATATGGTATATTTTACAGAGTAAGAAATatcatgcatatacacacacataacgtATACAAGTAAAGCTTGTGCACACACAAAATCCTTTCAAAAACACCTGGTTCTATTGTACACGGTTCAAGCGTAtattacacactctctccagtCCTGTGCTGTATTTCCACTTAACCATCAAATAGTTTGCGATAGAAAAGGTCAGATTTAGCTCATCTGTACTCAAACGCACACACTACTTTTTCCAGTTGTGCCttattgtgtctgtgtatgtgaaagagagacaagGCAGAATGAATCAAACTGTGACATGAAAACTCCACTCTGTTTTTTgcattatcttttatttttcaagTCTTTATAAAGCTCCAGTCTTTCAGCACTCGTTAAAGCAGGCATGTTTGGCCTCAAGATACATACATGTTAATGAGTCCATCCACCCTGTCAAAAGATTAATTTAGGCAAAACACTGTTTTGTGATTCGAGTGCTGTGTGGTATAACATTGTTATACAACACCTACACCTCCCTCTGAATATCATTTGAATATTGTTTATTAAGTACTTTCTAATCTGCTAGAAAGCTAAATCTGGATTCTACAGAACATCCTGGATATTACAGCCAAATACATCGACAAATTCATTTTACTACAACTGCATTAAAGTGAGAGGAAATCTTCTTCTGACAGGGACAGTGGACTTGCATGAA
The nucleotide sequence above comes from Hemibagrus wyckioides isolate EC202008001 linkage group LG01, SWU_Hwy_1.0, whole genome shotgun sequence. Encoded proteins:
- the si:dkey-260g12.1 gene encoding tumor necrosis factor receptor superfamily member 14 isoform X2; this translates as MSVNVLHVVIVILMNGLTSSLPLKAETRYRREAESCTECPPGTFMLACNNCKTCPENTFINKTNKEDSCIDCFMDCRSELHLQVVSPCSKVADVVCKCMKGYYCEKKDEYTGQCKRCKLQPPEPTTSQPPAQTSSHTITQPNSYAPKQTTSHPSTWTTSTLFSTAVPQNMSQGANMQFIILVLVLAFVLGMLFLFFYKRRKIDCLKKRLKQCSVRNQKEDSRAISSDINQPDKQLHCQETHTDTPSTTKTDCPTLQPESREQTLPASGNLGPLHIYGAGTVFVSLLNQFRLTGGDKDEEDLRKQPLNNSEMQGPPSPTVPLSKEEGNRDISYISFPFQEQGKECHMSKEEGL
- the si:dkey-260g12.1 gene encoding tumor necrosis factor receptor superfamily member 14 isoform X1, with amino-acid sequence MFIFIKCVQPELIGFRNEKFQKMSVNVLHVVIVILMNGLTSSLPLKAETRYRREAESCTECPPGTFMLACNNCKTCPENTFINKTNKEDSCIDCFMDCRSELHLQVVSPCSKVADVVCKCMKGYYCEKKDEYTGQCKRCKLQPPEPTTSQPPAQTSSHTITQPNSYAPKQTTSHPSTWTTSTLFSTAVPQNMSQGANMQFIILVLVLAFVLGMLFLFFYKRRKIDCLKKRLKQCSVRNQKEDSRAISSDINQPDKQLHCQETHTDTPSTTKTDCPTLQPESREQTLPASGNLGPLHIYGAGTVFVSLLNQFRLTGGDKDEEDLRKQPLNNSEMQGPPSPTVPLSKEEGNRDISYISFPFQEQGKECHMSKEEGL